The DNA sequence ACATATTATGAATTGTTAGATAGTATTAAATATATTGATGTATGTTTTTAGATATTAAACTCAGTAGCCTGTTCTGTAGTTCCAAATTTATCATCTCTCCTgtctaaaaataagttttaataaaatattttttctatgctACAGTCTGAAGATTATTGGCAATGTTCAACTGTATTTACTTATTGTACACTTACTTAAAAATAGATatccagctttttaaaaaaaatgttgatgcTTTTTGTGCAGAAAAATTTGCCTAATGATTCTAGAAAGTTTTGCTCTATTGCATAAAGTGATGTTGCCAAACTCCAATTTGTTTCACAATTACCCAGGATCACCATTCAGGAgggactttatttttcttttcctagaagCATAAAAGCAACCTTATAGAAAGTAGGTTAAAAGATTGGTGCATTTGAAATGATCTTAAAAAATttaggcttaagtcctcagtaatgTACATTTCCTCGTTCATTAATGCAGAAATACCGCACATAGATTTTAATCTCAGagttaataataaaagcaattttcactaaaaatataaaaactgtaaTGGTAGAATCATGATATTGCATTTAGCTCTCCCACAAAAAGTCactttattactttcttttgACACTTATTTTCATTCTGGGATTAATTTTACTATATAAGGGCTTCTTAACTATTCtattaaaatttctattcagaAGCAATAATATCTAAGAGTGAATAATAGTCATGTAAATCATTATTTCATATTAATGTGAAAGATTTTGTAAGTTCTTATGAATTCTGCTGACATGCACAATTGTGAAAAGGTTATCTCTCCTTTCTACAGTGATATGCGCTGGAACAAAGGAACCATTCTAAAAGCATCAGTGGAGTACATCAAGTGGCTACAAAAAGAACAACAGAGAGCTCGAGAATTAGAACACAGACAGAAGAAATTAGAGCAGGCTAACAGGCGCCTTCTACTCCGGATTCAGGTTTTTATAAGAACATTGCCATGAACCATGTAGCTTACATATGACTTATCCATCATCAGTTTTATTCAttggtctcatttatttttttctcattaacaattattttttcttcccaagGATAATCTTATTGCCTTTTAGAAGTTCATGAATTAGATTGATTCAATTAGGTTTTGATTAGAAATCTAGGATCAAGTTGGCTTTAAAAGTATATAATGAATGACGACAACTAATTgcaaaaatgcagaaaatagaatcaattttataaacacacaaatattatcccagtcaaaaaataataataagcagaACCTTTGTTTCTCTGGATAATATTGGACATTAAGTTCTCCTCTCCCCCTTTTATTTCTATAGTAACATTGCTATGGATTTCATTGCCTTAAGGCATATTATGCCAGTTTATATTGTTACTCCTCATCTGTTCATGTGACACAAAATCTCAGAATATAGGTTTTCATAAGCCTCaagcttttttctttaatatgtgaGCAAGCTTACTGCCAGGTAAAACACTCCTGTTTCCATGAAATGGACCTATAGAGAGAAATTAATCAGGAAGAATGACTGGAAGATTTCCACTATCTCCAAATAGTTGTACTGTAGCCTGAGCCACTATGGGACCATTATATGTCATGTATTCCTTTAACGAACAATctgagtagtttttaaaaatctgagtatTTTCCTCAGGGTTATTTTTCAGGCATTAGAAATATACCACACTCTGTTATTTGcaaagaatatttataatatgtattagTCTTCATTCTGAGtgcttgttaatattttaaatctatttgtgGCTTATTCTATAGAGTTGAGTTTACTTTCAAAGTCGTTATTTAATTATTCTTGTTTGAAATTGCAGGAACTAGAAATACAGGCTCGTGCTCATGGTCTGCCAACCCTTGCTTCACTTGGCACAGTTGATTTAGGTGCTCACATCACCAAACAACAGGCCCATCTTGAGCAGAATTCAGTAGACTATTGCCAACAATTGGTTCTGTCTCAGGGGACAAGCCCTGAGCTCTGTGATCAAGCTATGGCCTTCTCTGATCCTTTGTCACACTTCACAGATTTATCATTTAGTGCGGCTTTGAAGGAGGAACAAAGATTGGATGACATGCTACTGGATGACACAATATCTCCATTTGGAACAGATCCTCTGCTATCTGCCACTTCCCCTGCAGTTTCCAAAGAGAGCAGTAGGAGAAGTAGCTTTAGCTCAGATGATGGTGATGACTTATAAGAAATAAACAGGCTCAATTCATCAACTGGGAATCAATTCTATGCTGGTGCTATGCAATGAAGTTCTGTGTTTCATATATTGCTTTGGCTCAATTTTTCTGAAAGGAATATATTGTTCATGAAAAACTGATTGGTTAGAAACAACAGAATTCACAGGAAGAAGCAGCACAGTGTCGAAGAATTATTAAgaacaaaaaagattttttttctctttgactacTGAGTCCAAATctacttaaattttgttttcctggaaAGAGGCACAACATAAGAAAAAACTCTCTACTGATATTTTATAAGTAGTGACTTGGTGGTGTACTATTGGAACTAACAGACTGCAAAGAATAGACCTTctgaaatatacattttcttaCTTCCGTCTCCTTCCTATTCAGCTCTGACAATGTTAATTTTCAAGAATCAAGATCGACAGATCTGGTTGTTCATTGCCTTTTTTCCACTGTCTGGGGGATAGTTGTCTAAAGTTCAAGCCTTATAGGGgaactaattaaaaaatagattatcTACCACTTATAATTGAAAAGTGAATCTACAATAAACATTAgaattttccacaataaaatacagaaaatttataaaaacttAGGATTCTAAAATTAGACTCTAATTCCCTTGGTCAGTTCAATCACACTAACTCTAAAAGCATCTTTGCATATTTATGGAGACATGCTCAGTTCAGAAAAAGAACACATTGAATGCTGTCCTCAGGAATACTGGCTAGAATTGTTAATCGCTTCACACAAGCATACCAACCACCCCCCCAAACAGGTACACAATGCAGAtaatacatgttctttttttccctcttcattcTTCTGATTTTCTAATCAGCATCTGAAATTACACTCAAAATCCTTTTTACTTTATCAAGAAGAGATATTGGATAATCAGTTTCagcaaataaaatatcaaaagccCCCCTACTAGGAcaatttgttaatttgttaaataaaacttATCACTGTTTCCAAAATTggatttaaattaattagttGATACAATTTTGCTCCAAATTGATGAAATACTGAAAACTGGATTGCCAACTGACAAAATaattagtaaaacaaaaaatctttctTATTACATTCAGCTCTGAGCAGAGGATAAAGTTCTATTCCTGTGAGTACTTAGAGTACCCTACGATCTCTGTTAGCCTtgttagcatttattatttatatctgtGGTGCTTCACTCAAATTATTCTCTCTTGAGCTTCTTCAAAGCATTGGGAATTGACTTACCAAGGATGTTACTCTGTGCTAGACCTGCATGAATGATCATCTGATCAATGAGTATTTATGAAGGGATACTCAAAACTGCAGTAAGTTCTGTGAAAATATAGAACAGATGAGCAAAATATGGTCTTACTCCTCAGGGAGTTAAAATGACTGCATGAGAAACCACAACAAAAGAtagaagacatttaaaattaaagcCTACATGGTGCAGCATAAGCTGCAAATACAGGAGgtcag is a window from the Orcinus orca chromosome 9, mOrcOrc1.1, whole genome shotgun sequence genome containing:
- the TFEC gene encoding transcription factor EC isoform X1 — protein: MTLDHQIVHQTLKRSHPPTPSSAFLVQHGHQSPESNTGPTGNPLTKLLTLGKEDDNVEWHMEDVIEDIIGTESSFKEEGTDSPLLMQRTLSGSILDVYSGEQGISPVNMGLTSASCPSSLPMKREITETDTRALAKERQKKDNHNLIERRRRYNINYRIKELGTLIPKSNDPDMRWNKGTILKASVEYIKWLQKEQQRARELEHRQKKLEQANRRLLLRIQELEIQARAHGLPTLASLGTVDLGAHITKQQAHLEQNSVDYCQQLVLSQGTSPELCDQAMAFSDPLSHFTDLSFSAALKEEQRLDDMLLDDTISPFGTDPLLSATSPAVSKESSRRSSFSSDDGDDL
- the TFEC gene encoding transcription factor EC isoform X2, with protein sequence MTLDHQIVHQTLKRSHPPTPSSAFLVQHGHQSPESNTGPTGNPLTKLLTLGKEDDNVEWHLSGSILDVYSGEQGISPVNMGLTSASCPSSLPMKREITETDTRALAKERQKKDNHNLIERRRRYNINYRIKELGTLIPKSNDPDMRWNKGTILKASVEYIKWLQKEQQRARELEHRQKKLEQANRRLLLRIQELEIQARAHGLPTLASLGTVDLGAHITKQQAHLEQNSVDYCQQLVLSQGTSPELCDQAMAFSDPLSHFTDLSFSAALKEEQRLDDMLLDDTISPFGTDPLLSATSPAVSKESSRRSSFSSDDGDDL
- the TFEC gene encoding transcription factor EC isoform X3; amino-acid sequence: MMKEKEKTIAIVKVIDTSKLKLLSGSILDVYSGEQGISPVNMGLTSASCPSSLPMKREITETDTRALAKERQKKDNHNLIERRRRYNINYRIKELGTLIPKSNDPDMRWNKGTILKASVEYIKWLQKEQQRARELEHRQKKLEQANRRLLLRIQELEIQARAHGLPTLASLGTVDLGAHITKQQAHLEQNSVDYCQQLVLSQGTSPELCDQAMAFSDPLSHFTDLSFSAALKEEQRLDDMLLDDTISPFGTDPLLSATSPAVSKESSRRSSFSSDDGDDL